In Fibrobacter sp., the sequence TTGTTTCATTTTCTGCAATTGATCTTCGGTTGGCTGCAATCCAGGATTGAGCTTGTAGAATATCTCATACTCGGAACGGGCCTTATCATACTGCTTAAGTTTGCGGTAAATATCGGCTGAAAGCTCAAAAGGCATGATATCATTTTTTGCAAGAATTTTTAGCTCAGTCAGATTTTTAAGTGCTTCTTCATGTTCACCTCTGAATATTTTCCCCAGCGCGTTTACAGTCAATTTGGCGCGGACAGAATCCAGCTTATCCTGCTGATAGAAATAGTAAGCCGCCAAGCCGCTGAAAATAAGCGATAAAAGGCTTAAAATTATGGCTATTGTCGATGCAGGCCCACTCTTGGAGCTTACCTTCAAATCTCCAGCAATATCACTGGCCTTTAATTTTTGAAGCTGAATAGCAGCATAACCGCATTCGTCAGAATCCGGAAACTCTTTTACAAGCGCCTCATAGTACTTTACCGCTTCAGCAATGCGGTTTTCGACATAGTGAAGCTTGTAAGCAGTCTCATAAAGCTCTAAAGGTGTTTTTTCCATTACAACTCCTTACCGGATGTATTTCTAATGACAACAGTTCGTTAATCAATACCCCTTTTTTACATTTTTCAGGAGAGATTTAATCTGTTTATCTGACATACCTTTTGCCTGTGCCTGAGCCGGTGTGTATTTGCTGCAAATAAAATTCTCATCACCGCCAAAAGAAACCACCCCGGAAGCCCCACCGCTGCGCTTTGCCCTGAACTCACTGCAGTTTTGTTTCTGTTTGCAGTTAAAACAGGACCCTTCCTTGTTACTTTTTAAATGAGAATAACCCTTTTTTTCCAGAGCCTGGTCCCGTTGTTCTCGTCCCTGCGCTGATGCCAGGCTGCGATTTTTAGCTACAAACTTCTCATGATCATAAGTAAAACTCATATTTTGCCTTTCAGGGTTAGCTAACTTCCTTACCTATTATACATATACAAAATAATCAAATCCATCCGGGAAATCAGTATTGTATGGTTTCATTAACTCTATTACACTATAGTACACCATATATTGCGTCTCTTTCCTGAAATGGATCGCATTTCCGTAAGATGGGAAATCAAGGTATCAAATCCTTTCCTGTGATATCTCTTTTAAATACCCTTTTATGCTATCCAAAATCTCTTCTGCCTGACCAAATCTGCTTACCGGTACTGTTGTGAGAGAATCACGGTGTTTCTTTACCCATCTGGTCGCTATCTCCATCTCCGGAAAATCTTGACTGTCTGCAGGAAGTTTCTCACCCAAAAAGAATCTTTCAATCTCCTTTAATAACTCTTCACTATGGTTCAAATCAATATCAAGCGGCTTGATTTGTATCTTCTGATCCTTTCTGAACCAGAAAGACATCACTTTTTCCTCAGAAGTGTGTGGCAGCAGGATAATACAATCCTCAACCGGTGAAAAGGTTCCCTTCC encodes:
- a CDS encoding tetratricopeptide repeat protein — its product is MEKTPLELYETAYKLHYVENRIAEAVKYYEALVKEFPDSDECGYAAIQLQKLKASDIAGDLKVSSKSGPASTIAIILSLLSLIFSGLAAYYFYQQDKLDSVRAKLTVNALGKIFRGEHEEALKNLTELKILAKNDIMPFELSADIYRKLKQYDKARSEYEIFYKLNPGLQPTEDQLQKMKQDEIDASNTRRQPPPPPVQVAENVSENEGPKKAVVAPKKPAVQAPKPKAAVKKQPPKEQKKIKSLFLVDPDSISYF